One window from the genome of Gemmatimonadota bacterium encodes:
- a CDS encoding HNH endonuclease — protein sequence MPTRPLRPCSQPGCPTLVAYGRCAQHRQQESRGTALDRGYDYQWQRSSKAFLREHPLCHYCKLRGLTVAAGCVDHATPHRGDRTLFWDRRNWRAACIACNSSKGDRDESTFLRFISSH from the coding sequence GTGCCAACAAGGCCGCTCCGACCGTGTTCACAGCCCGGCTGCCCTACCCTCGTCGCATATGGTCGATGTGCTCAGCATCGACAGCAAGAGAGCCGAGGCACAGCACTCGATCGCGGCTACGACTACCAGTGGCAGCGGTCCAGCAAAGCCTTCCTTCGCGAGCATCCCCTCTGCCACTACTGCAAGCTACGCGGGCTCACCGTCGCGGCTGGCTGCGTAGACCATGCGACTCCACACCGCGGCGATCGCACGCTCTTCTGGGACCGTAGGAACTGGCGAGCCGCATGCATAGCGTGCAACTCATCGAAGGGCGATCGCGACGAGTCGACATTTCTCCGATTTATCAGCTCCCATTGA